One genomic region from Portunus trituberculatus isolate SZX2019 chromosome 5, ASM1759143v1, whole genome shotgun sequence encodes:
- the LOC123515727 gene encoding uncharacterized protein LOC123515727, translating to MACGRGKAWEARAWVVTVALVVVVVALSQHAHAFNRDKPIIKWSPLWLNHYRPRGVLYKRFRDDPIQKWSPGFFSSDDYYYDQKRDAGNCGRENSLCLFVSGHSGEAREIRCCGALKCVFTGISYTCADPSSLDMENFENETY from the exons ATGGCGTGTGGGCGTGGCAAGGCGTGGGAAGCGAGAGCGTGGGTGGTGACGgtagcgctggtggtggtggtggtcgcccTTTCTCAACATGCCCACGCGTTTAACAGAGACAAACCAATAATTAAATGGTCACCCCTTTGGCTAAACCATTACAGGCCAAGGGGTGTGCTGTACAAGAGG ttccGAGATGACCCAATTCAGAAATGGAGCCCCGGTTTCTTCAGCTCtgacgactactactacgaccagaagagg gACGCTGGGAACTGTGGCCGTGAGAACTCCTTGTGTCTGTTCGTGAGCGGTCATTCTGGTGAGGCTCGTGAGATCAGATGCTGCGGGGCTCTCAAATGTGTATTCACTGGGATATCTTACACCTGCGCCGaccccag ttctCTCGACATGGAAAATTTTGAGAATGAAACGTattaa